A region from the Rhodamnia argentea isolate NSW1041297 chromosome 7, ASM2092103v1, whole genome shotgun sequence genome encodes:
- the LOC115734920 gene encoding pre-mRNA-splicing factor ATP-dependent RNA helicase DEAH1, which translates to MGSESNLKTWVSDKLMSLLGYSQSTIVQYFIELAKQASSPTQVVDKLVEFGLSSSGETRAFAEEVFARVPHKTAGLNLYQKQEREAALLARKQKTYAILDADDEDDDSKHDISRGGIDNGSSRIATSETSKGASHKKRFRKKSESHEEEDEESFAHVDEERMVKRRTSHDKDGSSESEEERSRDQREREELERHLKARDAAGTRKLTEPKLTQREEEEALRRSNAQEDDDMEALRKVSRREYLKKREQKKLEEIRDDIEDEQYLFDGVKLTEAEERNFRYKTKIYELAKKYQEDADNTDEYRMPDAYDEDGVVNQEKRFAVAMERYRDPGAADKMNPFAEQEAWEDYQIGKGTLNFGSKNKKQSSNDYEYVFEDQIEFIKSNVMAGENFDEPPAESIEESKAQTALEKLKEERKNLPIYPYREQILEAIRDHQVLVIVGETGSGKTTQIPQYLHEAGYTKRGKVACTQPRRVAAMSVSARVSQEMGVKLGHEVGYSIRFEDCTSEKTVLKYMTDGMLLREFLGEPDLASYSVVMVDEAHERTLSTDILFGLVKDIARFRPDIKLLISSATLDAEKFSDFFDSAPIFRFPGRRYPVEILHTSAPEADYLDAAVVTALQIHVQQPRGDILIFLTGQEEIEAAEELLKHRIRGFGTKIAELIICPIYANLPTDLQAKIFEPTPEGARKVVLATNIAETSLTIDGISYVIDPGFCKMKSYNPRTGMESLLVTPISKASAMQRAGRAGRTGPGMCFRLYTLHNYQTDLEDNTVPEIQRTNLANVVLTLKSLGISDLLNFDFMDRPPAESLLKALELLFALGALNKLGEMTKAGRQMAEFPLDPMLSKMIVASDKYKCSDEIISIAAMLSVGNSIFYRPKDKQVHADNARMNFHTGNVGDHIALLKVYNSWKETNYSTQWCYENYIQVRSMKRARDVRDQLEGLLERVEIELASNSNDLEAIKKAITSGFFPHSARLQKNGSYRTVKHPQTVHVHPSSGLAEAFPRWVVYHELVLTTKEYMRQVTELKPDWLVEIAPHYYQLKDVDDSGSKKMPRGLGRA; encoded by the exons ATGGGAAGTGAGAGCAATCTCAAGACCTGGGTCTCAGACAAGTTGATGTCACTATTGGGGTATTCCCAATCCACTATTGTCCAGTATTTTATTGAACTAG CCAAGCAGGCGTCTTCGCCCACTCAAGTGGTGGACAAGCTGGTGGAGTTTGGACTATCATCGTCAGGTGAAACCCGTGCTTTTGCGGAAGAAGTTTTTGCCAGAGTACCCCATAAAACAGCTGGTTTGAAT CTTTATCAAAAGCAAGAAAGGGAAGCTGCTTTGTTGGCAAGGAAGCAGAAGACCTATGCAATTCTGGATGCTGACGACGAAGACGACGATAGCAAACATGACATCAGTCGAGGGGGCATTGACAATGGGTCTTCTAGAATCGCGACTTCAGAGACTAGCAAAGGAGCTTCTCATAAGAAACGGTTCAGGaaaaaaagtgaaagtcatgaagaggaggatgaggag TCTTTTGCTCATGTTGATGAAGAAAGAATGGTTAAGAGACGGACTTCTCACGACAAAGATGGCAGCTCCGag TCAGAGGAAGAAAGATCACGCGATCAAAGAGAAAGGGAAGAACTGGAACGACATCTGAAAGCGCGTGATGCAGCGGGAACTCGGAAG CTTACAGAGCCAAAATTGACACAAAGGGAAGAAG AGGAGGCACTTCGAAGATCAAATGCTCAAGAGGACGATGATATGGAAGCTTTAAG AAAAGTTTCAAGACGAGAGtatttaaaaaagagagagcagaaGAAATTGGAAGAAATCAG GGATGACATAGAGGATGAACAATACTTATTTGATGGTGTAAAACTGACAGAAGCAGAAGAACGCAACTTCAG ATACAAGACCAAAATCTATGAGCTAGCAAAAAAGTATCAAGAAGATGCTGATAATACAGATGAA TACAGGATGCCCGATGCTTATGATGAGGATGGGGTTGTAAATCAGGAAAAGAGATTTGCTGTGGCTATGGAGCGCTACAG AGACCCTGGTGCTGCTGATAAAATGAACCCATTTGCTGAGCAAGAGGCTTGGGAGGACTACCAGATTG GAAAAGGAACTCTTAACTTTGGTTCCAAGAATAAAAAGCAATCCTCTAATGACTATGA GTATGTTTTTGAGGACCAGATAGAGTTTATAAAGTCAAATGTGATGGCTGGGGAGAAT TTTGATGAGCCACCTGCTGAGTCAATCGAGGAGTCCAAGGCACAGACAGCACTGGAGAAGCTCAAG GAGGAGAGAAAGAATCTGCCTATATATCCATACAGAGAGCAGATACTTGAAGCTATTCGTGATCATCAg GTTCTTGTGATTGTTGGAGAAACTGGTTCTGGGAAGACCACCCAGATACCTCAATATCTTCATGAAGCTGGCTATACTAAGCGTGGAAAG GTTGCATGTACCCAGCCGCGTCGAGTTGCTGCAATGAGTGTTTCTGCTCGTGTTTCTCAGGAAATGGGTGTAAAGCTTGGGCATGAG GTTGGCTATTCTATTCGTTTTGAAGACTGCACCTCAGAGAAGACAGTATTGAAGTACATGACAGATGGAATGTTGTTGCGCGAGTTCCTGGGTGAACCGGATCTTGCTAGCTATAG TGTGGTGATGGTTGATGAAGCCCATGAAAGAACGCTTTCCACAGACATTCTTTTCGGATTAGTAAAG GATATTGCTCGCTTTAGGCCTGATATCAAGTTGCTTATTTCAAGTGCCACACTAGATGCGGAGAAGTTCAGTGATTTTTTTGACTCCGCCCCGATATTTAGATTTCCAGGAAGGCGGTATCCAGTTGAAATTCTTCACACCAGTGCACCTGAAGCAGATTACTTGGATGCAGCTGTTGTTACTGCTCTTCAAATACATGTACAACAACCACGTggtgatattttgatttttctaaccgGTCAAGAGGAAATTGAAGCAGCGGAAGAGCTTTTGAAGCATAGGATAAGGGGTTTTGGCACCAAAATTGCGGAACTCATTATTTGCCCGATATATGCTAATTTGCCTACTGATCTTCAGGCAAAAATATTTGAACCCACGCCAGAAGGTGCTCGTAAGGTGGTCCTTGCAACAAATATTGCCGAGACATCTTTAACAATTGATGGAATAAGCTATGTGATTGATCCAGGTTTTTGCAAGATGAAATCATACAACCCAAGGACGGGAATGGAATCACTGCTAGTGACTCCAATCTCCAAAGCTTCAGCAATGCAAAGGGCCGGCCGCGCCGGTAGAACTGGTCCAGGAATGTGTTTCCGGTTGTACACATTACACAATTATCAAACTGATTTAGAAGATAATACTGTACCAGAGATACAACGGACCAACCTTGCTAATGTTGTCTTGACACTAAAAAGCCTTGGCATTAGCGATctactaaattttgattttatggaTCGACCGCCGGCTGAATCATTACTCAAAGCCTTAGAACTGCTTTTTGCACTTGGTGCATTGAATAAGCTAGGCGAGATGACAAAGGCAGGTAGACAAATGGCTGAGTTTCCACTTGACCCCATGCTCTCTAAAATGATAGTTGCATCGGATAAGTACAAGTGCTCGGATGAGATAATCTCCATTGCTGCTATGCTTTCTGTTGGAAATTCAATATTTTATCGTCCTAAAGACAAACAAGTACATGCCGATAATGCACGGATGAATTTCCACACTGGAAATGTGGGAGACCACATAGCTCTGCTTAAG GTATACAATTCTTGGAAAGAGACTAATTACTCCACGCAGTGGTGCTATGAGAATTATATACAG GTCAGGAGTATGAAGCGTGCTAGAGATGTGAGAGACCAGTTGGAGGGGCTTTTAGAGAGGGTTGAAATTGAACTTGCTTCTAATTCAAATGATTTAGAGGCAATAAAAAAGGCTATAACATCTG GGTTTTTCCCCCACTCCGCTAGATTACAGAAAAATGGATCTTATAGGACAGTGAAACATCCGCAGACAGTTCATGTACATCCAAGTTCAGGGTTGGCAGAG GCATTTCCGAGATGGGTGGTGTATCATGAATTGGTTCTAACAACCAAAGAATACATGAGACAA GTCACTGAATTGAAGCCAGACTGGTTGGTGGAAATAGCTCCCCACTATTACCAGCTCAAAGATGTCGATGATT CTGGATCAAAGAAAATGCCTCGTGGATTGGGACGCGCATGA
- the LOC115734926 gene encoding UDP-glucose 6-dehydrogenase 1-like, whose translation MVKICCIGAGYVGGPTMAIIALKCPSVEVAVVDISEARIQAWNSNQLPIYEPGLEEVVKQCRGRNLFFSSAVEKHVSEADIIFVSVNTPTKTRGLGAGKAADLTYWESAARMIADVSKSDKIVVEKSTVPVKTAEAIEKILTHNSKGISFQILSNPEFLAEGTAIQDLLSPDRVLIGGRETPGGSKAIKALKDVYAQWVPEDRIITTNLWSAELSKLAANAFLAQRISSVNAMSALCEATGADVSQVSHAVGKDTRIGPKFLNSSVGFGGSCFQKDILNLVYICECNGLIEVANYWKQVIKVNDYQKSRFVNRVVASMFNTVSGKKIAILGFAFKKDTGDTRETPAIDVCKGLLGDKARLSIYDPQVTKDQIERDLSMSKFGWDHPVHLQLTSPATSEQIWDVAVDAYEAAKNAHGLCILTEWDEFRKLDYQKIFNNMRKPAFMFDGRNIVDVAKLREIGFIVYSIGKPLDPWLKDMPAVA comes from the coding sequence ATGGTGAAGATTTGTTGCATTGGAGCTGGTTATGTTGGGGGTCCCACCATGGCCATTATTGCTCTCAAGTGCCCCTCTGTCGAAGTAGCTGTTGTTGACATCTCAGAGGCTCGAATCCAAGCCTGGAACAGCAACCAGCTCCCCATATATGAGCCCGGCCTTGAAGAAGTGGTGAAGCAGTGCCGAGGAAGGAATCTCTTCTTCAGCTCGGCAGTGGAAAAACATGTCTCTGAGGCTGATATTATCTTTGTTTCCGTGAACACCCCGACCAAAACTCGGGGCCTGGGAGCTGGCAAAGCCGCAGATTTGACATACTGGGAGAGTGCGGCAAGGATGATTGCTGATGTGTCCAAATCTGATAAGATTGTTGTAGAAAAGTCGACCGTCCCAGTCAAAACGGCCGAGGCCATTGAGAAAATTCTGACCCACAATAGCAAGGGAATTAGCTTTCAGATTTTGTCGAACCCGGAATTTCTCGCTGAAGGGACAGCCATTCAGGATCTCCTCAGCCCGGACCGAGTCCTCATCGGAGGGAGGGAAACCCCTGGAGGCAGCAAGGCAATAAAAGCACTGAAAGATGTTTATGCTCAGTGGGTTCCTGAAGACAGGATCATAACGACCAATCTTTGGTCGGCCGAGCTCTCAAAGCTGGCTGCCAATGCCTTCTTGGCTCAGAGGATCTCATCTGTTAATGCCATGTCGGCTCTTTGTGAGGCCACAGGAGCCGATGTTTCCCAAGTTTCTCATGCTGTCGGAAAGGACACTAGGATCGGCCCTAAATTTCTTAATTCTAGTGTTGGTTTCGGAGGGTCTTGCTTCCAGAAGGATATTCTGAATTTGGTCTATATATGTGAATGCAATGGCCTGATTGAAGTTGCAAACTATTGGAAACAAGTCATTAAGGTGAATGACTACCAAAAGAGCAGATTTGTTAATAGGGTCGTCGCATCCATGTTCAATACCGTTTCCGGGAAGAAAATTGCAATTCTCGGGTTCGCCTTCAAGAAGGATACTGGCGACACGAGGGAAACTCCAGCCATCGACGTGTGCAAGGGGCTTTTGGGTGACAAGGCACGGCTGAGCATTTATGATCCCCAGGTTACGAAGGATCAGATTGAGCGGGATCTCTCAATGAGCAAGTTCGGGTGGGACCACCCGGTTCACCTCCAGCTGACGAGCCCTGCCACCAGCGAGCAGATCTGGGATGTTGCTGTAGATGCTTATGAGGCAGCAAAGAATGCTCATGGGCTGTGCATTCTTACTGAATGGGATGAGTTCAGGAAACTCGATTACCAGAAGATCTTTAACAATATGCGGAAACCAGCTTTCATGTTTGATGGCCGTAACATTGTGGATGTTGCGAAGTTGAGGGAAATCGGGTTTATCGTGTACTCGATTGGTAAGCCGCTGGATCCATGGCTCAAGGATATGCCTGCTGTTGCATAA